One Actinomycetota bacterium genomic window, GGCCGGGGGCTGCTCGGCCAGGGGCGCTTCGGCGCCGCCTACTGGCAGGACCACCAGCCGGTCCGGGAGGCCGCGACCGTCGCCGGGCACGCCGTCCGCCAGCTCTACCTCGACTGCGGCGCCGTTGACGTGGCCGTCGAGCTGGAGGACCAGGTCCTGCTCGACGCCGTGCGGCGCCGCTGGCAGGACCTGGTCGCGACCAGGACGTACCTGACCGGCGGGATGGGCAGCCGGCACCGCGACGAGTCCTTCGGCGACCCCTTCGAGCTCCCTCCCGACCGGGCCTACGCCGAGACGTGCGCGGCCATCGCAAGCGTCATGCTCGGCTGGCGCCTGCTGCTGGCCACCGGCGAGGCCGGCTACGCCGACGCGATCGAGCGGGCCCTCTACAACGGCGTCCTGTCCGGCGTCTCCCTTGACGGCACCCGGTTCTTCTACGTCAACCCGCTGCAGCGCCGGACCCGGCGCGCCTGGGAGCCGCCCGGCCACGGCGGGCGCGCCCCCTGGTATCCGTGCGCCTGCTGCCCGCCCAACCTGATGCGGCTGCTCAGCTCCTGGGAGCGGTACGTGGCCGACGCCGACGCCGGCGGCGTGCGGCTGCACCAGCACGCCACCGCGGACGTCCGGGCGGAGGTGGCGGGCGGACCGGTGCGGCTGTCGGTCCGCACCGGCTACCCCTGGGAGGGCCGGGTCGCGGTCGAGGTCGCGGAGACACCGGACCGGCCCTGGACCCTGTCCCTGCGGGTGCCGGGGTGGTGCCGCTCGGCCACCCTCGCCGCCCCCGGCCGCGAGGGGCCGGTGGCGGCCGGCGCGGCCGAGGTGACCCGGCGCTGGGCGGCCGGGGACCGGGTCGTGCTCGACCTCGACCTGCCGGTCCGGATCACCGAGCCCCACCCGCGGGTCGACGCCGTGCGCGGCTGTGTCGCCGTCGAGCGCGGCCCGCTCGTCTACTGCCTCGAGGCGGCCGACGCGCCGCCCGGGACCGAGCTGGAGGAGCTGCGCTGGGACCCGGGGCGGGCCCCGGCCACGGTCCCCCGCCCGGACGTCGGCCCCGGCGGGGTCGGGGTCACCGTGCCGGTGGCCGGCCGCGGGGCGGCCCTGTCGGCCGGCGCGGTCCCCTACTTCGCCTGGGCCAACCGGGGGGCCGGGGCGATGCGGGTCTGGATCCCCCGCTGACCGTCAGCCGGCGCCGGCCGGCGGCGGGGCGGTCGAGTCGCGCACGATCAGGGTCGGCTTGAAGACCTCCAGGCTGGGCCCGCGCGGGATCTCCGGGTCGCGGGCCAGGGCGATCGCAAGGGCCACGGCGTGGCTGACGATCTCCGGGATCGGCATGCGCAGGGTGGTCAGGGCGGGCACGGTGTGGCTGGCGATCAGGATGTCGTCGTAGCCCACCACCGACAGCCGACCGGGCACGGAGGCGCCGAGGCTGTGGGCGGCGTGCAGGACGCCCACGGCGACCAGGTCGGTGGAGGTGGCCACGGCCGTCGGCGGCTCGGGCAGCTCCAGCAGGCGCCGCAGGGCGGCGTCGCCCCCGGCCAGGGTGTTCGGGCACCGCTCTAGGTAGCCCGGCGGGACCCCGCCGAAGCGGTCGGCCATCCAGTCGGCGTAGGTGTCCTCCCGCACCCGGTAGTCGACCGGCAGCTCGGCGCTGAGGAAGGCGATCCGCCGGTGCCCGAGGGACTCCAGGTGCTCGAGCCCGGCCCGGATGCCGGCCCGGTCGTCGGTGTCGGCCGTGGGGAACTCGAGCGGGCTGGTCCCCTGCCAGAGGCCGACCACGGGCACGCTCGAGCTGCGCAGGTCGGCCAGCAGCCGCGGCTGGACCTGCATGTCGCCGAGCAGGACGATGGCGTCGGTGTGCCGGGTCTCCAGCACCGAGGTCAGCGAGACGGCCTCGTCGAGGCGGCCGTCGACGTGGCCGAGGACCACGTTGTAGCCGTGGGCCATCGACTCGACCACCAGGGCCTCGACCGCCCCGGCGAAGAACGGGTCGCTGAAGTCCCTGACCACGGCGCCGATCAGGTTGGTCGAGGCCCCCCGCAGCCCCCGGGCCAGGGGGTTGGGCCGGTAGCCGAGCCGCCGCGCCGCCTGGAGCACCCGCTCGCGGGTCTCGGGGGCGATCGGCACGCTCGTCGGGGCGCCGCTCAGCACCCGGGAGACGGTGCTCTGCGACACCGAGGCCGCGGCCGCGATGTCACGCATCGTCGCCGGAGGCGACCCGGGGTGGTGCTTGCGGGGCGACATCCCCGCCAGGCTAGCATGAATACGATTGCACTCCGGTGGAGCTGGGCGGGTGTCGCCGCCACGCCGGGCGGGCACATCGCTAGGGTGGCGGGACCGAACCCACGGACGCGATGGAGGCGAGGCCGGTGGTGCTGCAGAGTCGCTCCCCCCAGCGACCCGGCGACCTGGTGGTCGAGGTCGAGGAGGCCGGCGCGGAGGCCGTCGCCGGGGCGGTCGAACGGGCCCGGGCGGCGGCCTCCGGGTGGGCCGGCGGGTCGGCGCTGGAGCGCTCCTCGGCCCTGGCCGCCGCCGCCGACGCCCTCGCCGAGGCGGCCGGGGAGGTCACCGACCTGATCGTCCGGGAGGTCGGCAAGCCGCTGACCGAGGCCGGCGCCGAGGTCGGCCGCGGGGTCGGGATCCTGCGCTACTACGCCCAGCAGGCCCTCGACCCGGACGGCGAGACCTACCCGGGACCGAGCCCGGCCGGGCTGCTGCTGGCCCGGCGGCGGCCCCGCGGGGTGGCCGGGCTGATCACCCCGTGGAACTTCCCGGTGGCCATCCCGCTGTGGAAGGCCGCCCCGGCCCTGGCCTTCGGCAACGCCGTCGTGCTCAAGCCGTCGCCCGAGGCCACCGCCACCGCCCTGCGCCTGGCCGAGCTGCTCGCCCCTGCCCTCGGAGGCGACCTGTTCCAGGTCGTGCCCGGCGGGGCCGGGACCGGCCGGGCGCTGGTGGACGGGGCCGACTGCGTCTCGTTCACCGGCTCGGTGGCCGTCGGCCGCCAGGTCGCGGTGGCCGCGACCGAGCGCGGCGTCCCCAGCCAGGCCGAGATGGGCGGCCTCAACGCCTCGATCGTGCTCCCC contains:
- a CDS encoding beta-L-arabinofuranosidase domain-containing protein, with translation MAGPARVTILDGLMAERQRVNRQRTIPHGFDQLERSGTLDNLRLAAGADGRYRALADTSGATFPFLDSDVYKWLEAVGWELGRAADPGLAAAADQAIGLVAAAQRPDGYLNSYVQVVGDGTPHRDLAWGHELYCVGHLIQAAVAWHRELGDDRLLEVAIRAADRIDKELGPGGRDGVDGHPGIEMALVELTRVTGDRRYLTLAARQLGLRGRGLLGQGRFGAAYWQDHQPVREAATVAGHAVRQLYLDCGAVDVAVELEDQVLLDAVRRRWQDLVATRTYLTGGMGSRHRDESFGDPFELPPDRAYAETCAAIASVMLGWRLLLATGEAGYADAIERALYNGVLSGVSLDGTRFFYVNPLQRRTRRAWEPPGHGGRAPWYPCACCPPNLMRLLSSWERYVADADAGGVRLHQHATADVRAEVAGGPVRLSVRTGYPWEGRVAVEVAETPDRPWTLSLRVPGWCRSATLAAPGREGPVAAGAAEVTRRWAAGDRVVLDLDLPVRITEPHPRVDAVRGCVAVERGPLVYCLEAADAPPGTELEELRWDPGRAPATVPRPDVGPGGVGVTVPVAGRGAALSAGAVPYFAWANRGAGAMRVWIPR
- a CDS encoding LacI family DNA-binding transcriptional regulator; amino-acid sequence: MRDIAAAASVSQSTVSRVLSGAPTSVPIAPETRERVLQAARRLGYRPNPLARGLRGASTNLIGAVVRDFSDPFFAGAVEALVVESMAHGYNVVLGHVDGRLDEAVSLTSVLETRHTDAIVLLGDMQVQPRLLADLRSSSVPVVGLWQGTSPLEFPTADTDDRAGIRAGLEHLESLGHRRIAFLSAELPVDYRVREDTYADWMADRFGGVPPGYLERCPNTLAGGDAALRRLLELPEPPTAVATSTDLVAVGVLHAAHSLGASVPGRLSVVGYDDILIASHTVPALTTLRMPIPEIVSHAVALAIALARDPEIPRGPSLEVFKPTLIVRDSTAPPPAGAG
- a CDS encoding aldehyde dehydrogenase family protein, whose amino-acid sequence is MVLQSRSPQRPGDLVVEVEEAGAEAVAGAVERARAAASGWAGGSALERSSALAAAADALAEAAGEVTDLIVREVGKPLTEAGAEVGRGVGILRYYAQQALDPDGETYPGPSPAGLLLARRRPRGVAGLITPWNFPVAIPLWKAAPALAFGNAVVLKPSPEATATALRLAELLAPALGGDLFQVVPGGAGTGRALVDGADCVSFTGSVAVGRQVAVAATERGVPSQAEMGGLNASIVLPDADPERAAAVVAGAAMGYAGQKCTATSRAIVVGDPGPFTEALVAAVEGLAVGDPAEEATVVGPVITEQARRRVTDAAAEARAAGGRLLTGGEADGADGWFVPPTLVDGLPPDARLAQEEVFGPIAVVLAVPDEDEAVAVANGVRYGLVGSVFTRDLDRALGLAARLDTGMIRVNAPTSGVDYLAPFGGEKDSSYGPREQGKAARDFYTSTRTITILPAEG